TGGTCTCGAGAACTATGTCAAAGCTGAAGAAGGCGGGTGTCATCACCCATTCCAGCGTCAAGGGGTTTACGATCGACAGAGGGAGACTGAGCAAGCTGATGGATAAACAGTCTTCGGTTTCCTCTCTCCGTCTGTAATGGTTGGAGTGGCGTAGGGGCGAAATGACCGCGAAAGAGACGAGAGGGGGATTCCGCCTCTTCTTGAGGGCCTTGTTTGACGTCATGTTTAAGGGGAACAAGGCCTTTTATGTCTGGATGGCGTTCCTTACGCTCTGCGTTTTCGCAGGACTCGGGGCTTACGTCTCTCAAATGAAGGCCGGACTCATCGTGACCAGGATGAGAGATCAGGTCTCCTGGGGCTTCTATGTCGCCAACTTTACCTTTATGGTCGGAGTCGCTGCTGCAGCGGTTCTCCTGATAATTCCCGCCTATCTCTACAGCTTTAAACCGATCAAGAAGATCGTGATTCTCGGGGAACTCCTTGCCGTATCCGCGGTCTTTTCCGCTCTCCTCTTCATCTTTGTGGACTTTGGGAGAGCCGAACGGTTCTGGCATGCGATCCCTTTCATCGGGACCCCGAATTTCCCGGGTTCCATACTCGCCTGGGATATGGTGGTCCTTAATGGCTATCTGATCCTTAACCTCTCTGTTGCCCTCTATGTCGGTTATCACACCTATTTGGGGAGGGACCCTGACAAACGGGTAGTCCTGCCCCTTGTCCTTCTGTCCATCCCCTGGGCGATAGGGATCCACACCGTCACTGCCTTTGTCTATAACGGCCTTGCAGCAAGGCCTTTCTGGAACGCCTCGATCCTAGCACCGAGGTTCCTTGCCTCGGCCTTCTGTTCTGGACCTGCGCTGATGATCATCATCTTCCAGATATTGAGGAAGGTGACGGACTTTAAGATCGACGATAAGGCTATTATGAGGATATCGGAGATCATAGCCTTTGCGATGGCGATCAATATCTTCCTCCTGTTCGCCGAAGTGTACAAGGAATACTATTCCAATACAGTCCACACATCCCAGATAAGGTATCTCTTCC
This genomic interval from Thermodesulfovibrionales bacterium contains the following:
- the nrfD gene encoding NrfD/PsrC family molybdoenzyme membrane anchor subunit, with product MTAKETRGGFRLFLRALFDVMFKGNKAFYVWMAFLTLCVFAGLGAYVSQMKAGLIVTRMRDQVSWGFYVANFTFMVGVAAAAVLLIIPAYLYSFKPIKKIVILGELLAVSAVFSALLFIFVDFGRAERFWHAIPFIGTPNFPGSILAWDMVVLNGYLILNLSVALYVGYHTYLGRDPDKRVVLPLVLLSIPWAIGIHTVTAFVYNGLAARPFWNASILAPRFLASAFCSGPALMIIIFQILRKVTDFKIDDKAIMRISEIIAFAMAINIFLLFAEVYKEYYSNTVHTSQIRYLFLGLHGHAELVPWIWSAMFFNGIGFLLFLIPQTRKRLLTLNIGCGLIFIGIWIEKGMGLVLPGFIPDTLGEVYEYLPNLTEARIAGGIWALGAIMYTLSVRTAVAIETGRLRHPAAPAIVHEEEGKLARDVMSRKVISVKQETPIEEIGRLLVLHRISGVPVVDNASRVIGVVSESDIIFREID